One genomic region from Desulfallas thermosapovorans DSM 6562 encodes:
- a CDS encoding cobyrinate a,c-diamide synthase, whose product MMHLDIPRVVMAAPHGRSGKTTATIGLLSALKSAGYRVQSYKKGPDFIDPSWMTRITGRPCRNLDSFLMDREIIRASFARSAMDVDIAVVEGAMGLFDGVDLEGSGSTAEVAKAIAAPVLLVVDTTRMTRSVAAMVSGYQHFDPGVQVAGVILNKVARPRHENLLRAAIERYCGIPVLGVIPKGEKFRIPDRHLGLVPAAEDDDLAEAVDGAGGTAGAFLDLPGIINVARQAPPLGVQTLPGDTPVLAGPGLDGLKPAMPRARVAVFWDRAFTFYYPENLEALVAAGAELVPVNALVDTQMPRVDAAYIGGGFPEIFAGEISANRGLLSDLRGSIEAGLPVYAECGGLMFLGRSIRWRGAKHAMTGALPFEVTMLDKPQGHGYITLEVENSSPYFEAGESLQGHEFHNSRVENLEEDKIKFAFRVTRGHGINGAYDGLLYKNVLACYTHLHALVTTNWASRLVAAGEKYGTGK is encoded by the coding sequence ATGATGCATCTTGATATCCCCCGGGTGGTGATGGCCGCGCCCCACGGGCGCTCCGGCAAAACCACCGCCACCATCGGGCTGCTGTCGGCCCTGAAATCAGCGGGATACCGTGTGCAGTCTTATAAAAAAGGACCCGACTTTATTGATCCCAGCTGGATGACCAGGATCACCGGCCGTCCCTGTCGTAATTTGGACAGCTTCTTAATGGACCGGGAGATCATCCGGGCTTCCTTTGCCCGCAGCGCCATGGATGTTGATATTGCGGTGGTGGAGGGAGCCATGGGGCTATTCGATGGTGTTGATCTGGAGGGCAGCGGCAGCACGGCCGAAGTGGCCAAAGCTATAGCAGCACCGGTGCTGCTGGTGGTGGACACCACCCGGATGACCCGTAGTGTGGCGGCCATGGTATCGGGCTACCAGCACTTTGACCCGGGGGTACAGGTGGCCGGGGTAATTTTAAATAAAGTAGCCCGCCCGCGCCATGAAAACCTGCTCCGGGCGGCCATAGAGCGTTACTGTGGCATACCTGTACTGGGGGTTATCCCCAAAGGGGAGAAATTCCGTATACCCGACCGGCACCTGGGCCTTGTGCCGGCCGCCGAGGATGATGACCTGGCTGAAGCGGTGGACGGGGCCGGGGGCACGGCCGGTGCGTTTCTCGACCTGCCCGGTATAATCAATGTAGCCCGCCAGGCCCCCCCCCTGGGGGTGCAAACTTTGCCGGGTGACACCCCGGTGCTGGCGGGGCCGGGGTTGGACGGGTTAAAACCCGCCATGCCCCGGGCCAGGGTGGCGGTGTTTTGGGACCGGGCCTTTACCTTTTACTACCCGGAAAACCTGGAGGCACTGGTGGCGGCCGGTGCCGAGCTGGTGCCGGTGAACGCTTTGGTGGATACCCAAATGCCCCGGGTGGATGCGGCATATATTGGCGGCGGGTTTCCGGAAATATTCGCCGGTGAAATCAGTGCCAACAGGGGGTTGCTCAGTGACCTGCGCGGGAGCATTGAAGCGGGATTGCCGGTTTACGCCGAGTGCGGCGGCTTGATGTTTTTGGGCCGCAGTATCCGTTGGCGGGGCGCCAAACACGCCATGACCGGTGCGTTGCCCTTCGAAGTGACCATGCTGGACAAGCCCCAGGGGCACGGTTACATTACCCTGGAGGTGGAAAACTCCAGTCCCTACTTTGAGGCCGGGGAAAGCCTGCAGGGTCATGAGTTTCATAACTCCCGGGTGGAAAACCTGGAGGAGGATAAGATTAAATTTGCCTTCAGGGTTACCAGGGGGCACGGCATCAACGGTGCATATGACGGTTTGTTGTACAAAAATGTACTGGCTTGCTATACCCACCTGCACGCCCTGGTTACCACCAACTGGGCATCCAGGCTGGTGGCCGCCGGTGAGAAGTACGGGACCGGGAAGTGA
- the sleB gene encoding spore cortex-lytic enzyme — MLLTRLRSVKKIFAVIISTIILLSAALILLPGSAARAQAKTLYWGSRGSEVTVLQQKLKQWGYFHGFVDGAYGSATYRAVVDFQRKNGLRADGIVGPQTRAALGMGGGKNITGAGTTQYVDRGFWETSRDIQLLARVIEGEAADEPYSGKLAVGAVILNRVKSSAFPNTLSGVIYQPHAFESVTNGQYNRPLTSESLQAARQAMAGMDPTGGATFFWNPSKPVSPWIWSRNIITRIGRHVFAR, encoded by the coding sequence CTGTTATTGACGAGGTTGAGGTCAGTAAAAAAAATTTTCGCTGTAATAATAAGCACAATAATTTTACTATCTGCCGCCCTGATATTGCTGCCGGGCAGTGCCGCCCGGGCCCAGGCCAAGACGCTTTACTGGGGCAGCCGGGGCAGTGAGGTAACTGTACTGCAGCAAAAGCTTAAACAGTGGGGATATTTCCATGGTTTCGTCGACGGTGCCTATGGTTCCGCCACTTACCGGGCCGTAGTTGATTTTCAGCGTAAGAACGGTCTCAGGGCCGATGGTATAGTGGGTCCCCAAACCCGGGCCGCCCTGGGTATGGGAGGGGGCAAAAATATTACCGGTGCCGGTACTACACAATATGTGGACCGGGGTTTTTGGGAAACTTCCAGGGATATTCAGCTGCTGGCCCGGGTTATTGAAGGTGAAGCGGCTGATGAACCATACTCGGGCAAACTGGCGGTGGGGGCGGTAATTTTGAACAGGGTGAAAAGTTCCGCTTTTCCCAATACCCTGTCCGGGGTTATTTACCAGCCCCATGCCTTCGAATCGGTCACCAACGGGCAATATAACCGGCCCTTGACCAGCGAATCATTGCAGGCGGCCAGGCAGGCCATGGCGGGGATGGACCCCACCGGTGGCGCTACATTTTTCTGGAACCCGTCCAAACCGGTCAGCCCCTGGATTTGGAGCAGGAACATTATCACCCGGATTGGCCGCCATGTGTTTGCCCGTTAA